A segment of the Meriones unguiculatus strain TT.TT164.6M chromosome 10, Bangor_MerUng_6.1, whole genome shotgun sequence genome:
CCTGTTTGGACAGTGCCTGGGGTGTAGCAGGTGAGCGCCAGACCCCAGcgacctggaattacagatagtgtgaaccatcctggtcctctggaagagcaaccagtactcttaatgaatgagccatctctccagcccacgcGAAGGTAGCGTTTGAAGCTAGGTgtaagagaaggagagacagcaAGGAGTGACCAAATGGTTGGGGATTTGTAGCCTTctattccttatttatttatttattcagtatttaTTTGTTGGAACAGGAACTTGAAACATAGCTCTAGGTGACCTGGAATTTTCTATGGAGAACTGGCGCTGGCTTCCAATtcatggagacacctccagagtactgggattaaaggaccgTGTTACCTTCATGGCtcctctttccattttctttaggtAATTGTCTTTCTTCCAAGGCCCTATAGAATGACGCCGGGTTGGTGGGTTTTAGTGAAAGCCGGCTTCCCCAAAGGGCAAGTGGAACATGTCCCTGGGAGTGGTTGGCCCTCACTCTGGACCGTCGAATCTCCCCTTGAACAGCAGATCGGCCCCAGAGACAGGTTTCTGCTCTCTCTCGCACGCCCGGTGACTCCTGCCCCCAGCCTGGGCCTCCTCAGCAACCTGGCCCACGCTGACCTTTTTCCAGCCGCAATTGCTTTGCTGATGCCCGGAAGCGCTGTAGCGTCTGTGCTCTCAGTCCTCGCTCCTTCTGGCTGGACACTTGGCTGCCAACGCCTTGCCGGCTTTtctggaagggaggggaggaaagctGCTCCTGGGCTTTGAGCGGCAGCAGCGCCACTGCAAACGTGCCAGAGCCGAGCAAGAGCAGCGGAAGCGCGCAGTGCGGCGGCCCGGGCGCCCCCTCGGGCCGGACCGCGCTGTGTGCCTTCGCGATCTGCGTGCAGAGAGCCTGGTGGCCACTGTCGTTGGCCGGAGGCTGGCGCCTGCTGAGTTAAACTAGTGAGGTCAGCGAAAGACTACCAGGGTAACACCCTGTAAGGAGGCGGTGGTTCAGAGATCCGCGGGACGCTCAACTAGAGGTCAGAGCTCCAGGCAGCGATGGAAAATGAGACCCTCAAAGGGCCAGCGTGGTCCCAGAGGGAAAATACGACACAAACTCCCTGGGTGGAGAGTTCAGAGAAGCCCTTTCCTAAGATGTCCCTTCAATCAACCCGTGGGCTCAGGTGGCGGGAATCTGTCCTCCAACGGAGGCGCCCTAGCCCTGTGGGCGGGCTCAGGGACACTCGAATCCAGCTGGCAGGTGCCGGGGGCGGTGCCCAGCCCTGCCCCCGGGGGACGTTCCTGGAGGCCAGAGGCGGGTCAAAGAAGAGTGCTGGCGACGCCTTAGAACCTCGGGCGGCGGCTGCAACCACAGGTACTGCGCAGGGCACCGCGTCCCACCTCTGTGGGCATCTCAACTCCCGCTCTGGGAACTGAAATTTTCAAAGTGCACTTAACTCCGAACATCAAGTCCCCGAGCCGAATCCTGGGGTCGCCTGGAGCCTAGGCTACGTGCTCCGAGAGCCGCAGAGCCAGGGCACCACGGCCTGCAGAGAGGCAGTGAAGAAGCCCTGGAAACCTCTGGAGAGAAGGACGTGGAGATCCCAGAGCCACAGAACCAGGTCCCGCAGGTACCAGCTGAGCAGGGCACCCAACACCAGGGCGGTCCGCAGCCGGGTCCCCTGGCAGTAGGATAACGGAGGCATTGGGGCAGTTGCCCCTCTTTTGGCTCGGAGGCCTCCAGGTGTGTTTTCCACCGAGGCCCGTGGCTTCTAACGCCGCGCCTGCGGAACTGCTGATGGAGACGCCCATCCAGCGCGAAATCCGCCGCAGCTGCGAGCGCGAGGAGAGCCTGCGCCGCAGCCGGGGGCTGAGCCCCGGCCGAGCGGGCGAAGAACTCATCGAGCTGCGCGTGCGGCCGGTGCTCAACCGGCCCGGCCCCGGTCCCCCGCTGCCGCGCGCCCTGGAACGCGCTCGGGCGGGCGCGAAGATGCAACGGGACATCGAGCGCGAGGCTCACCGGCAGGCGGCGCTGGCGAGCCCCGCGGTTCCGGAGCCCGGCGCCCGGCGGCCGCAGCCGCTGGATGAACTCAAGCGCTTCTTCGAGGCTGCTGCGGAGGACGGCGCGGGCTTGCACGGGCGGCCCGAGGCAGGAGGCCGGCTGCACCCCGCCCTTCAGGACGGCTGCCGGGGGCTGGGGCAGCCTCCGCCGCCTGTTGCCCAGTCACTGCTGGAGCAGGAGGTGCGCCGGGTGCGCGAGCGGGAGCGGGAACTGCAGTTGCAGCGGCGCAGCATCTACGGGGCCGCCGAA
Coding sequences within it:
- the Misp3 gene encoding uncharacterized protein MISP3 isoform X2, producing the protein METPIQREIRRSCEREESLRRSRGLSPGRAGEELIELRVRPVLNRPGPGPPLPRALERARAGAKMQRDIEREAHRQAALASPAVPEPGARRPQPLDELKRFFEAAAEDGAGLHGRPEAGGRLHPALQDGCRGLGQPPPPVAQSLLEQEVRRVRERERELQLQRRSIYGAAEVGEPAPSLTPGKRKGSRG
- the Misp3 gene encoding uncharacterized protein MISP3 isoform X1 — protein: METPIQREIRRSCEREESLRRSRGLSPGRAGEELIELRVRPVLNRPGPGPPLPRALERARAGAKMQRDIEREAHRQAALASPAVPEPGARRPQPLDELKRFFEAAAEDGAGLHGRPEAGGRLHPALQDGCRGLGQPPPPVAQSLLEQEVRRVRERERELQLQRRSIYGAAEVGEPAPSLTQSRGDGKLAVIWPPRRPASENGLEKERRP